The genomic region GTAACTTCGACAACTAAAATTTTTTAGACCATTTgtatatgaaattttcaaaaaataaacacaatagaAGCTTTGCCTCCCATGTAAGTTTTGTAAaagtttgttgtaatttgttacaacagccctaggaaGTTAATACACTACCAAAGTTCAGGAAATGTCAAGAAAAGCCTTATAGATtacttatttattacttattttgtaTTGAAATACAACTGATATATAATTAAATGAATGATTCCATGGATATTATTGCTTATGGTGAGGCTAAGTAAAAATCTAAGGTAAAATATCCAGTACACAATACAGAAGGCGTAGACGGATGTAACAAAACTCACGAAAGTGGCATGTGAACAGTGAAGTTTAGGATGCAAATATGAGTGTTGGGAGAGAAGCAGGTCTCTGAATCCGCCCTCCTGACAATGCAGCTCATTCTACTGTCCTGTATTCGAgatcagatagagaaagattcACGTAGAAATGAGTAACACACACCCACAATTCCCTGGAGAAGGAAGGGGGCGACAGAGAGCCTTTGCTCACTTACCAAGGGGGCCTCAGAATTAAACCAAATGCCCCCGTCTGTCCCTACCTGGAGAACCACTGAACATGAACACAACTAACAAGATCCCAGGAGCCCAGGAGCTGGCACTGGTGGGTGGCATTATCTGTGCAAGTCTAAATGGTCTCAGACTTGGGCAGCATCCTTTTGTATCGATTTGCATGATTTGCTTTCCCGGCCGTTGGTGGAGGGATCTCCCGGTGAAAGCCGAAGGGCAGGGCGGAGAGAAGCAGGCGCTGGAGGAAAAGGGAGCTATACCGATGCTTCACAGGGGCTGAGCTCTTCGCGTGCCGCACAGGCCAGAGAGCCAATAGGATTGTTGAATGTCAGAGTGGAAGAGACCTCAGACATCAAATGATCCATGCCTCCCATTCCACTTGAAAACAGGAACTCAGAGATGGAGAGTCACTGGGTGAAGGTCACAGGGCTGATTAGTAACCGAAGTTAGTCATATCTGTTAAAGGCTCCCTTTCCAGAGTTCTTTGATGATCTCTGGCTCTCTCTAAGCCAGTTACCTACTAGGGACTTTTATGATTGCCTCCCTGGCAGTGATAGAAACTGCAAACCTATTCAACTCATCTGATGATTTGGCAGAGGATtcagaggggaaagaagagaagcgCTGAAGGAGAGATGTCTGAGGTGAAGTTCGTCATAGGATGGGGCGATGCCCTCACGCAACTCAGAGCTGGGCTAGTTATGATGCACCGGGGCTCGTGGTTCGCATTGGGGGCTGAGAGGGACTCATAAAGATGTAAGAGGGGAAGAAACTTGGCAGAAAGTAGTTGCTTTCGTCTGCAGAAAGAGGCCCTTTAGCCCCCAAAGAAGCTGCTCTTTCCCCccattccctcccaccccccaaaagTTAACGGCGCCACACCTGCCTTCCCCAGATGCTGCTCCCTGCGTAAACGCCTCCTCATCCTCCAGGATTTTCCAACGCCGGCGCAAGCTCCTCCCTCGCGGGAGCCGAGTTGCTGTCCTAGCGCCAAACGCCCGCCCGAGCAGCGGCTGGGGGGCGGCGGGGAGTGGGCCCGCCCGCCTCCATTGGTTGTGCGGACCGGAGGGGCGGAGGGAGGACGCGCGGTGCGGCCGGCTCAGCGGCCACAGGCTCACTCGGGCTGCGCCCGCTGCCCGCCCCTGCGCCCGGCATTCCCGCGGACGGCTCCGCGGGCGCGCATCGCCGAGACGCGGACGCCCTCGAGGAGCTCGGCGCGGTCCCCGTCCCACCCGAGCTCCAGAGCGCAGTCCGGGAGGTCGGCGCGTCCGGACTCGCAGGTCAGTCACGgaggcagaggagtggggagcCGGGGGCGCGCGGGGTGCCGAGCGCTGGGAGTGGGCTCGCTCTCTGCGAGGGGCGCCTGACTCCTCGCCTGGGGCCGCCTCGATCTCGGAGGCTCCGCTCCCTCGGGAGCCGCCTCCCAGACTCTCCCCGGCTCGCAGAGGTTTGGCTGCTTCCCTGGACACCCCCGAATCTATCCCCTTTGCGACCGGCCGCCCTCTTACGGCCCCCAGCAGCCTCCGCATCCTGGCTCTCCCGATTCTCGGGAAGACTTCGCGGGGCTATGCAGTGTCCTTGGCCTCGGGATGACCCGCTTCTGTCCCGGACACAGGGAACCGGGAAGATCTGCCCTCTCGTCCGCCGCTGCAAAGATTGATTCTCCGTGCAAGTGTAGACACTTTGCAGTTCGACACTTTGCAGAGTGTTTCTAGGTGCATTCTGTTTGTTGCTGCCTTTGTGGTGTGTGCAGTCATTCTTGTGTTTGTTTTACGCCTACCTGGATTTCTAGGGTCATTCGTCCCTTCCTGGGGACTCGCCCCGCGCACGACTGCCTGCTTTGCACCTTTTGGTGCTCGCGTGAACCTTTTCACTCGTTTTGGGTGGCTCCAAACCCGGGGAAGTTTTACTTGGCGCCCGACACTTGCGTTTCCCAGCGGTGATTTCCCGAGTTCCCAGAAAGCCTTGTAGGAAACCGCACCGGCCACCTTCCCCTTTTCCCGGATCTGCTGAGACGCTGGAATCCTGCGTTTCCCTGTCGAGGTGCGTGGATTATGGGCAAATTGTTTGAGTTCCGATTTAGGAAAGAGGTGTGTGATGTGCCCTCCTCGGCGTGGCAGAAGGACCTATTCATTCACAAAAACATCTTGTTGAGGACCAGGT from Equus przewalskii isolate Varuska chromosome 16, EquPr2, whole genome shotgun sequence harbors:
- the LOC139076559 gene encoding uncharacterized protein, translating into MNTTNKIPGAQELALKLLFPPIPSHPPKVNGATPAFPRCCSLRKRLLILQDFPTPAQAPPSREPSCCPSAKRPPEQRLGGGGEWARPPPLVVRTGGAEGGRAVRPAQRPQAHSGCARCPPLRPAFPRTAPRARIAETRTPSRSSARSPSHPSSRAQSGRSARPDSQKLMLTEMPANLELQNFTQTTGIRSWLLQARSVHSTLLDT